From Alphaproteobacteria bacterium, one genomic window encodes:
- the glpX gene encoding class II fructose-bisphosphatase, whose product MDRDLALEVVRVTEEAAIAASTQMGKGDEKAADRVAVDAMRWALNGLNIDGKVVIGEGERDEAPMLFIGEKVGLGHGPKVDIALDPLEGTTITAKGGTNALSVIAMANSGGFLHAPDVYMEKIAIGPGYAEGIVQLAAPVSENLHNLARAKNVLIEDLVVCILDRPRHADLIASVRQAGARISLISDGDVSGVIATTQPQSGIDIYIGTGGAPEGVLAAAALRCIGGQMQGRLVIRNEIEEKRAANCGIADSRRIYKLNDMANGDVMFAATGVTDGPMLRGVRHQGGRVFTYSMVMRSKSGTVRYVEAHHNLKQKNDMRGMD is encoded by the coding sequence GGCAAGGGGGATGAAAAAGCGGCGGATCGTGTCGCGGTCGACGCCATGCGCTGGGCGCTGAACGGGCTGAACATCGATGGCAAGGTGGTGATTGGCGAAGGGGAACGCGACGAAGCGCCGATGTTGTTCATTGGCGAAAAAGTCGGACTTGGGCATGGACCAAAGGTTGATATTGCGCTTGATCCATTAGAAGGCACCACTATCACCGCCAAGGGTGGAACCAACGCGCTATCGGTTATCGCGATGGCCAATTCCGGCGGATTTCTGCATGCGCCGGATGTGTATATGGAAAAAATAGCCATCGGGCCAGGTTATGCCGAAGGTATTGTGCAACTGGCCGCGCCGGTTTCCGAAAATCTGCATAATCTGGCGCGCGCGAAAAACGTGCTGATCGAAGACTTAGTCGTTTGCATTTTAGACCGTCCGCGCCATGCGGATTTAATCGCTTCGGTTCGCCAGGCAGGCGCGCGCATCAGTTTGATTTCCGATGGCGATGTCAGCGGCGTGATCGCAACCACGCAACCGCAAAGCGGCATTGACATATATATAGGCACGGGCGGCGCGCCGGAAGGCGTTTTGGCCGCGGCCGCATTGCGTTGCATTGGCGGACAAATGCAAGGCCGGTTGGTGATTCGCAACGAAATCGAGGAAAAACGCGCGGCCAATTGCGGCATTGCCGATTCGCGCCGTATTTATAAATTGAACGATATGGCGAATGGCGATGTGATGTTCGCCGCCACCGGCGTAACCGATGGGCCGATGCTGCGCGGCGTGCGGCACCAAGGCGGCCGCGTATTTACCTATTCGATGGTTATGCGCAGCAAATCGGGCACGGTTCGGTATGTCGAAGCCCACCATAATTTAAAACAGAAAAACGATATGCGCGGCATGGATTAG
- the recJ gene encoding single-stranded-DNA-specific exonuclease RecJ, translating into MNTAVEHSITGRRWELISADDRAALAIAQRYNMPDTVARILAARGVTLDHIDDFLNPTLRQLPDPYGLIDMEKAAMILADAIVAKKTIGILGDYDVDGATSTGLLRRYIHETGGKTVFHIPCRFTEGYGPSALGFDKLLANGAELIVTLDCGITATDLIGEYADKIPILIIDHHLPGTDLPPAAAIVNPNRLDCAFDHKYLAACGVTFFLIMAVNRILRERGHFGADRGEPDLKNYLDFVALGTVADIVPLVGVNRTFVRRGLEILAQRNNVGLRALADVARLDGKPDAYHLGFLLGPRLNAAGRLQDASLGVQLLAESEEWRAQDIARQLDKLNTERQELEQTILAQAIDQIEATSKDAPVIVAANENWHPGVIGIVASRLKDRYHKPSFVIALNDGKGTGSARSVHGFDLGSAVLSAQQLGILDKGGGHAMAAGFKIVPEKLDQFRQYIAERFIKDTANTNMTPRLAIDAVAQPGALNMGLVQELKKLEPFGQGNPQPRFAVHNVQVAFADIMKEKHLRLTLRGLDGSEIKAVAFRVMENKLGKFLLQSKGAQIHVAGTLRENNFNGRTTAQFQIEDAAAIG; encoded by the coding sequence TTGAATACCGCAGTCGAACATTCCATCACCGGACGCCGGTGGGAATTGATTTCCGCCGATGATCGCGCGGCATTGGCGATTGCACAAAGGTATAATATGCCGGATACGGTCGCGCGGATTTTGGCCGCGCGCGGAGTGACGCTGGACCATATCGACGATTTCCTGAATCCAACCTTGCGGCAATTGCCTGATCCATACGGATTGATCGATATGGAAAAAGCCGCCATGATACTGGCGGATGCGATTGTTGCAAAAAAAACCATTGGCATATTGGGCGATTACGATGTCGATGGAGCGACATCGACCGGGTTGTTGCGCCGCTATATTCACGAAACTGGCGGTAAGACCGTATTTCATATTCCATGCCGTTTTACCGAAGGATATGGGCCCAGCGCGCTGGGATTCGATAAATTATTGGCCAATGGCGCGGAATTGATTGTCACTTTGGATTGCGGCATCACCGCCACTGATTTGATCGGCGAATATGCGGATAAAATCCCAATTCTAATTATCGATCATCACTTGCCGGGAACGGATCTGCCACCCGCTGCCGCGATTGTGAATCCCAATCGTCTGGACTGCGCGTTCGATCATAAATATTTGGCGGCTTGCGGCGTTACATTTTTTCTGATCATGGCGGTCAATCGGATATTGCGTGAACGTGGGCACTTTGGCGCGGATAGGGGAGAGCCAGATTTAAAAAACTATTTGGATTTTGTCGCGCTGGGAACGGTTGCGGATATTGTGCCTTTGGTGGGCGTGAACCGTACTTTTGTCCGGCGCGGTTTGGAAATTCTGGCACAGCGCAACAATGTCGGTTTGCGCGCGCTGGCCGATGTGGCGCGATTGGACGGAAAACCGGACGCGTATCATTTGGGATTTTTGCTGGGGCCGCGTTTAAATGCGGCGGGACGTTTGCAAGACGCCAGTTTGGGCGTGCAGTTGCTGGCCGAATCCGAAGAGTGGCGCGCGCAGGATATCGCCCGGCAATTGGATAAATTGAATACCGAGCGGCAGGAATTGGAACAAACTATTCTGGCGCAAGCCATCGATCAGATCGAAGCTACATCCAAAGATGCGCCGGTAATCGTTGCCGCGAATGAAAACTGGCACCCTGGCGTCATCGGTATTGTCGCCAGCCGCCTGAAAGACCGTTATCACAAGCCCAGTTTTGTCATTGCCCTGAACGATGGCAAGGGAACGGGGTCGGCGCGGTCGGTTCACGGATTCGATTTGGGCAGCGCGGTTTTATCCGCGCAGCAATTGGGTATTCTGGACAAGGGCGGGGGACACGCCATGGCGGCCGGATTTAAAATCGTGCCTGAAAAATTGGATCAATTCCGGCAATATATCGCGGAGCGTTTTATCAAGGACACCGCCAACACCAATATGACGCCGCGTCTTGCGATCGACGCGGTGGCGCAGCCGGGCGCGTTGAACATGGGTTTGGTGCAGGAATTGAAAAAGTTGGAACCGTTCGGCCAGGGCAATCCGCAACCGCGCTTTGCAGTGCACAATGTGCAGGTTGCATTTGCCGATATTATGAAGGAAAAACATCTGCGCCTGACGCTGCGCGGTTTGGATGGCAGTGAAATCAAAGCGGTCGCGTTCCGCGTGATGGAAAATAAACTGGGCAAATTTTTATTGCAAAGCAAGGGTGCGCAGATTCATGTCGCCGGGACCTTGCGGGAAAATAATTTTAACGGGCGAACGACGGCGCAGTTTCAAATCGAAGACGCCGCTGCCATAGGATAG